In Moorella sp. Hama-1, a single genomic region encodes these proteins:
- the jag gene encoding RNA-binding cell elongation regulator Jag/EloR: MKEIEASGRSVEEAIATALKSLQATREEVEVTVLEEGSKGFLGLLGSRQARVKVVLPDSPEKVINDFLSKVLADMHIQAGMELRPRDGYYFVSFHGQDLGILIGRRGETLDALQYLTNLAVNRILEHKIKIILDVEGYRKRREQTLINLARRLSNRVKETGNRIVLEPMNPQERRVIHTALQNDSQILTFSEGQEPNRKVVIALRH, from the coding sequence ATGAAAGAGATTGAAGCAAGTGGTAGGAGTGTTGAAGAGGCTATTGCGACTGCGCTGAAGTCCCTGCAGGCAACCCGGGAGGAAGTTGAGGTTACAGTTTTAGAAGAAGGCAGCAAGGGTTTTTTAGGACTCCTGGGTTCACGCCAGGCCCGGGTAAAGGTAGTCCTACCTGACAGCCCGGAAAAGGTAATTAACGATTTTTTAAGTAAGGTTTTGGCCGATATGCATATCCAGGCCGGGATGGAACTGCGGCCCCGAGATGGTTATTACTTTGTTAGTTTTCATGGTCAGGATCTGGGTATTCTGATTGGCCGCCGGGGTGAGACCCTGGATGCCCTGCAGTATTTGACCAACCTGGCCGTTAACCGGATCCTGGAACATAAAATAAAGATTATCCTGGATGTGGAGGGTTATCGTAAGCGCCGGGAACAGACCCTGATCAATTTAGCCCGGCGTCTCTCTAACCGGGTGAAAGAAACGGGTAACCGGATTGTCCTGGAACCCATGAATCCCCAGGAAAGGCGGGTCATCCATACCGCCCTGCAAAACGACAGCCAGATCTTAACCTTCAGCGAAGGGCAGGAACCCAATCGTAAAGTGGTCATTGCCTTGCGTCATTAA